GCGGAGCGGGCGTGAGTCCTTGCGCTCACGCCTGCGCTGTTTTGCCAGCGCATTGCCGTTCGCCAGCTCCACCAAGTAGATAATTTCTTCTTCGCTAAGCGGTTTACGCCTTTGTTTAGCCATTATGGTCACCGTTTAGTCAGGCCTTTAATGGCACGCTAACGGTCAACCATGACAGTGATATGAACGCCGCTACGCTCCGCTATGATGGCTTTTCAACAAGCAGTCCTGATCACAGCCAACTCAAACCTCCGTCCGCTGCCCCGTGATGCTATTGAAAGGATGTAGCGCGTCGCGGGTCACGTAGAAACGCAGGGTCTCGCCTTCGGCGACCGGCGGTTGGCCCGAGACGCGGATGACCGTGGGCTGGTCGCTGTCGGCGAGGTTCACATACAGGTGGCTTTCGGCCCCGGCGGCTTCAAACAGTGCAAGCGTTGAGTCGACGGTTAAGTGAGGCGCTGTGGGCGGCGCTAAGTGCATATCATCCGGGCGAATGCCGACGGTATCGGTGCCATCTGGCAGGTTATTCAGCAGGCCATTGGCACCTTGAGCCTTCAGGTAGTCCACCGGCAGCATATTCATGGCGGGAGAGCCGATAAACCCGGCCACAAACATGGTCGCGGGGCGGGCGTAGATCTCCATGGGCGTGCCCACCTGCTCGATCTGCCCGGCGTTTAGCACTACCAAGCGGTCACCCAGGGTCATGGCTTCCAACTGGTCGTGGGTCACATACAGGCTGGTGGTTTTCAAACGTCGCTGGAGCTGCTTGATCTCGACACGCATCTGCACGCGCAGTTTGGCGTCCAGGTTGGAAAGCGGCTCGTCGAACAGAAACGCTGCCGGGTCGCGAACCAGGGCGCGGCCCATGGCCACCCGCTGGCGCTGGCCGCCGGAAAGCTTGCGCGGTTTGCGTTCGAGAAACTCCTCAATCTCGAGCATCTTGGCGGCGACTTGAACGCGCTTATCAATCTCGTCTTTTTTGAAACCGCGGTTTTTCAGGCCATAAGCGAGGTTGTTGTACACCGTCATATGCGGATAGAGCGCGTAGTTCTGGAACACCATGGCGATATCACGCTCGGCGGGTTCGAGCTTGTTCACTATTCTCTCGCCGATTTTGAGCGTGCCGTCGGTGATGGTTTCAAGCCCGGCCACCATGCGCAGCAGGGTAGATTTGCCGCAGCCGGAAGGCCCCACCAGTACGACAAATTCGCCATCTTCGATTTGCAGGTCAACGCCTTTGACTGCCTGAACATCGCCGGTATAGGTCTTCGTTATTCCCTCCAGGGTAATGCTGGCCATGTTATTTCTCCGTCTCGGTCAGGCCTTTCACAAACAGGCGTTGCATAAACAAAATCACTAATACCGGCGGCAGCGCGGCCATGACCACCGCCGCCATCACCAGGTGCCACTGGGGGTTCTCTTCCGAGGTCATGCGCTGAATACCCATCACGATGGTGGTGTAGTCGGGGTCGGTGGTAATAAGCAGCGGCCAGAGGTATTGGTTCCAGCCGTAGATAAACATGATCACGAACAGCGCGGCGATATTGGTCACCGAAAGCGGCATCAGGATGTCTTTAAAGAACTTCATGGGCCCCGCGCCGTCCACCCGCGCGGCTTCGAGCATCTCTTCGGGAATGGTCATGAAGAACTGGCGGAACAGAAACGTCGCGGTGGCCGAGGCAATCAACGGGATCGACAGTCCAGCAAAGCTGTTGAGCATATTGAGGTTAGCGACCACCTGAAAAGTGGGAATAATGCGTACTTCCACCGGCAGCATCAGAGTGACGAAGATCAGCCAGAAAAAGAACATCCGGAAGCGAAAGCGGAAGTAGACGATGGCAAAGGCGGATAGCAGCGAAATAAACAGCTTGCCCACGGTGATCGCCATGGCCATCACAAAGCTGTTCCACAGCATCAGCGCGGCGGGGGGAGAGTTGGCCGACGACACGCCGGATTGCCACATTTGGGTATAGTTTTCGATCCCATAGCTGCCGGGCAGCAACGGCAGGGTGTCGCGCAGTAACGCGTCGGGTGCCTGGGTCGACGCCACAATGGCGATATACACGGGGAAAACCACCAGCGCCACGCCGATGATCAACACAGTATGGGCAAAGCAATTGGCCCAGGGTCGGTTTTCAACCATCTTGTACTATCTCCAGAAAGGACGGTCACTCAAGGCCGGGCAACGAGGACGTAGAAACGTGCTTATCAATAGTTAACGCGCCGCTCTATAAAGCGGAACTGGATCACGGTCAGCGCGACCACGATGACCATCAGAATCACCGACTGAGCGGCGGAAGAACCCAGGTTCAGCCCTATGAAGCCATCCGCATACACCTTATAAACCAAGATGTTGGTAGCCTGTGCCGGCCCGCCTTCGGTGGTGGCGTGGATAATCCCAAAGGTGTCGAACATGGCGTAGACCACGTTAACGACCATCAAGAAAAAGGTGGTGGGCGTGAGCAGGGGGAAAATAATCGTCCAGAAGCGCTTGATGGGGCTGGCGCCATCAATGGAGGCCGCTTCAATCAGTGATTGTGGTATGGACTGCATGCCTGCCAGGAAAAACAGAAAGTTGTAGGAGATCTGCTTCCAGGCGGCGGCTAAAATCACCAGCAGCATGGCATCGCTGCCTGAATTGCGGTGGTTCCAGCTGTAGCCCACCATTTCCAGCATATAGGGCACAATGCCAATGGAAGGGTTGAAGATAAACCACCACAAGACGCCGGCAAGCGCGGGTGCAATGGCGTAGGGCCATACCAGCAGAGTGGTGTAGGTGCTGCGTGAGCGAATCATGCGGTTGACGGTACTGGCCAAGAGCAGGGCCACCGACATCGACAATAGCGTGGTTCCCACGGCAAACACGACAGTCACCGACAGCGAGTTCACATAGCTGCCGTCGCGAAAAAGGCGGGCAAAATTTTCGAGCCCCACAAACGTCGAGCGTAGCCCAAAGGCATCTTCGCGCAACAGCGATTGATACAGCGCCTGACCGGCTGGCCAGATAAAAAAGATCAGGGTGATGATCACCTGAGGCGCCAGCAGCGCGAAAGGCAGCCAGCGCCCTGGAAAGGTCATGCGTTTGGTTTGCATGGGCAACTCACATATAAGCGACAGCGCCGCCTACCCCAAAGGGCAGGCGGCGAAGTGAGTAGTTAGTTACTGATTAGCGGATTGGAAATCGCGCAGCAGGTCATTGCCCCGCTCCACCGCATCGTCCGTCGCTTCCTGGCCTGATTTTTCACCGGTCATCACGGCTTCCATTTCTTCGGAGATGATGTCGCGGATCTGCACGAAGTTACCAAAGCGTAGGCCTTTCGAGTTCTCGGTTGGCTCGTTAAGGGTCATCTGCTCAAGCGAGATATCCGCACCCGGGTTCTCTTCGTAATAACCCTGCTCTTCGCTCAGGTCCCACGCGGCTTGGGTGATCGGCAGGTAACCGGTTTGCTGGTGCCAGTCGGCCTGAACCTCTGGCTGGGAGAGATACTCAAAGAATGCCGCAACGGCTGCGTACTCTTCTTCGCTATGGCCTTGCAGCGCCCACAGCGTAGCGCCACCGATAATCGAGTTCTGCGGTGCGCCTTCTACGTCGTCGTAGTAGGGCTGCATGCCAAAGCCGACGTCAAATTCTGAATTGGCGGCGACGTCCGCACGTGAAGCAGAAGAGCCAAAGAAAATCGCGCAGTCCTGGGAATAGAACATCGGTTCAGAGTCAGGGCCGGTGCCGGGGCCAGCCCAGCGGAAGATGTCTTGTTCCTGCCAGTCGTGGAGGTTATCCCAGTGGCGAGCAACCAGCTCGTTGTTGAAATTGAGCTCGGTTTCCATCCCGCCAAAGCCATTTTCCAGCGTGCCTAACGGCGAATTATGCATGGCGGAGAAGTTTTCCAGCATTACCCAGCTTGGCCAGGAGGTGGTAAAACCGCAGCTGGCTGCGCCGGAATCAACCAGTTGGCGAGAGAAACCCACCACTTCTTCCCATGTCTCGGGGGGCTGCTCGGGATCCAGGCCGGCTTCCTCGAACATGTCGCGGTTGTAGTACATGATCGGGGTGGAGGAGTTGAACGGGAACGACAGCATGTCGCCGTTGGTGTCGGTGTAGTAACCGACGACGGCGGGCAGAAAGTCATTGTTATCAAAAGCACGGCCGTGAGCTTCCATCAGCTCATGCACGGGATAAATGGCGCCTTCGGCGTTCATCATGGTGCCGGTGCCGACTTCAAAGACCTGCAGGATGTGCGGCTGCTCATTGGCACGGAAGGCAGCGATCGCACCGGTCATGGTTTCGGTATAGGTACCGCGGTAGCTGGGCGTGACCCGATAGTCATCCTGCGATTCGTTAAAATCTGCGGTGATGCCTTCGAGGATGTTACCCAACTCACCGCCCATGGCATGCCACCAGTCTACTTCGGTAGTGGCGTGAGCAGAGAAACTGAGGCTGGCAGTCGCTACCCCAACGGCAAGCGCGTGCAGTGTAAAACGAGACATAAAAGCTCCTTGTGGGCCTGAAATGAATCAGGCAGTACCATGCGTTTGTTAAGGTTGTTGGATGCATAGACTGTAAAAAGTGTAGATGACGTTTAGGTGAACGCCAGATGAACTACCCATGACAACTTGCCGATGTAGGCGTCCCGGGGGCGGGGTGATAGGCTGGCAAGCAAGATAGCCAATGACAGGAAGGGCATGATGAGCGACGCGGAGCGACTGTTAGCAAGGCTGGTGGCGTTTGATACCACCTCGAGCGAATCCAACCTGGCGCTGGTCCGCTATGTGGAAGACTACTTGGCTTCCCATGGTGTGGAAGCCGAGCGGGTAATGAGCCCGTGTGGCAATAAAGCCAATTTGATTGCCCGTATCGGCCCCGATGCGCCGGGCGGTGTCATGCTATCTGGGCATACGGATGTGGTGCCGGTGGCGTGTCAGCCCTGGTCGAGCGACCCTTTCACTCTGCGCGATGGTGGCGATGGTCGGTTATACGGGCGCGGCACCTGCGACATGAAAGGCTTTCTTGCCTGCGCCCTGGCCAAAGTGCCCGAGTGGGTGAACGCGCCACTCAAGCAACCTGTTTATCTGGGGTTTTCCTACGATGAAGAAATCGGCTGTGTGGGCGCGCCGGATCTGATTCGGCGTTTCTACGAGCATTACTCGACCACCGCGCATGTAATTGTCGGAGAGCCGACCAGCATGCAGCCTGTCGTGGCACAAAAGGGCGCGACGAACCTACGCACCACCGTCACCGGGCGCGAAGCCCACAGCAGCCAGGTCAACCAGGGCACCTCGGCGATTCACGTCGCGGCAAGACTGGTGACCTTTATCGAGGACACCATGGCGGCGTTGGTAGAAGAGGGCCGTGTCGATGAGGCCTTCAACGTGCCCCATACCAGCCTGCACGTCGGCAAAATCAAAGGCGGCACGGCGATCAATATCATGGCGCGGGAGTGCCAGTTTGAGTGGGAGATTCGCCACCTGCCGACGGATACGTTTGACGAGATATATGCCCGCTATGAAGCGTTTTGTGCCCAGCTAAGCGCTGAGCTGCAGGCCAGAGGCAAGCAGGTCGAGATCACGACCGAGGCGTTGAACGTGACAGTGCCGGGGCTGGCGGATCGTGATAATGACCGAGTCCTACGCCTGGCGAAAGATCATTTGCCAGCAGGATGCTGCGACCACGCGGTGGCCTATGCGACAGAGGCCGGGCAGTTTCAGGGGCAGGGCTTACAGACGATCATCTTGGGGCCAGGCAGCATTGCCCAGGCGCATCAGCCGGATGAATATGTCGAGCGCAGTCAGTTGGAAGCGTGCACGGTGTTCTTGGACAACATGACAGAGGCGTTGCAGCAAGCGACGGAACGTCGGGAGTAAAATCGGCGGGTGTCCCACCCGGTGTCGGGTGGGACAGTTATTACCGTATCAATGCTGAGTATCTTCTACATAAAGCTCAGCTTTGGCATGGCGCATCACATCTTCACAGGCCTGCTGTTGTGCTAATTGAGACAGCAAGCGCTGGGTCACTTCAAAGCCTTTACCCAGGCAGGTATCAACCTCGTGTTGGCTAATGGTCGGCGTCACGCGATAGTCAATTTTTACCGTACGTCCACCGCCCTCTAACCAATCTGCGACCCCTCTTAGACGCCACGCGATTCTATCTTTCCAGCCAGCTGATTCTTCCGCGCCTTCGTTTACGCTAAACGTGCACTGCCACTCGGGTTTGTAAACCTTCATAGGGAGAACCTCCTGCAATTTGGAAAGAATGATCGATCGTGATTCGTACTCCGTCTGTCTGATGTTAGTGCGCTACCACTATACCTAACTTACCGCCTATCCCCTAAACAAAACGCATATCGTCTTTCGCATGATGACCACAAGGCGCGTTGATGAAGTACACTTAATCTTACGCTCCGTACATCATGAGGCGATTCCGCGACTCTGCTACGCTGTTCGGCTAACTGTTGAAGATGAATGCCTCACGCAAGTCGCCGAGCTGCCGATATAGCGTAATAATCGTCATACAAGTGCGTTGATCCATGCCCGGCAGGCGGCAGAAAATGCGGTTGAGGAAAGGCATTAGGCGTTAGCTCAGGCAATGCAGCGGTTGAGTGACGCAGGCAAGCATAACGACTAGCATGGTGGGGAAAAGCGATGGCATTGCCTGGAACAATAACATTAAACCGCTGGTGGCTAG
This window of the Halomonas sp. SH5A2 genome carries:
- the ugpB gene encoding sn-glycerol-3-phosphate ABC transporter substrate-binding protein UgpB, with amino-acid sequence MSRFTLHALAVGVATASLSFSAHATTEVDWWHAMGGELGNILEGITADFNESQDDYRVTPSYRGTYTETMTGAIAAFRANEQPHILQVFEVGTGTMMNAEGAIYPVHELMEAHGRAFDNNDFLPAVVGYYTDTNGDMLSFPFNSSTPIMYYNRDMFEEAGLDPEQPPETWEEVVGFSRQLVDSGAASCGFTTSWPSWVMLENFSAMHNSPLGTLENGFGGMETELNFNNELVARHWDNLHDWQEQDIFRWAGPGTGPDSEPMFYSQDCAIFFGSSASRADVAANSEFDVGFGMQPYYDDVEGAPQNSIIGGATLWALQGHSEEEYAAVAAFFEYLSQPEVQADWHQQTGYLPITQAAWDLSEEQGYYEENPGADISLEQMTLNEPTENSKGLRFGNFVQIRDIISEEMEAVMTGEKSGQEATDDAVERGNDLLRDFQSANQ
- the ugpA gene encoding sn-glycerol-3-phosphate ABC transporter permease UgpA; this encodes MQTKRMTFPGRWLPFALLAPQVIITLIFFIWPAGQALYQSLLREDAFGLRSTFVGLENFARLFRDGSYVNSLSVTVVFAVGTTLLSMSVALLLASTVNRMIRSRSTYTTLLVWPYAIAPALAGVLWWFIFNPSIGIVPYMLEMVGYSWNHRNSGSDAMLLVILAAAWKQISYNFLFFLAGMQSIPQSLIEAASIDGASPIKRFWTIIFPLLTPTTFFLMVVNVVYAMFDTFGIIHATTEGGPAQATNILVYKVYADGFIGLNLGSSAAQSVILMVIVVALTVIQFRFIERRVNY
- the ugpE gene encoding sn-glycerol-3-phosphate ABC transporter permease UgpE, which gives rise to MVENRPWANCFAHTVLIIGVALVVFPVYIAIVASTQAPDALLRDTLPLLPGSYGIENYTQMWQSGVSSANSPPAALMLWNSFVMAMAITVGKLFISLLSAFAIVYFRFRFRMFFFWLIFVTLMLPVEVRIIPTFQVVANLNMLNSFAGLSIPLIASATATFLFRQFFMTIPEEMLEAARVDGAGPMKFFKDILMPLSVTNIAALFVIMFIYGWNQYLWPLLITTDPDYTTIVMGIQRMTSEENPQWHLVMAAVVMAALPPVLVILFMQRLFVKGLTETEK
- the argE gene encoding acetylornithine deacetylase; amino-acid sequence: MSDAERLLARLVAFDTTSSESNLALVRYVEDYLASHGVEAERVMSPCGNKANLIARIGPDAPGGVMLSGHTDVVPVACQPWSSDPFTLRDGGDGRLYGRGTCDMKGFLACALAKVPEWVNAPLKQPVYLGFSYDEEIGCVGAPDLIRRFYEHYSTTAHVIVGEPTSMQPVVAQKGATNLRTTVTGREAHSSQVNQGTSAIHVAARLVTFIEDTMAALVEEGRVDEAFNVPHTSLHVGKIKGGTAINIMARECQFEWEIRHLPTDTFDEIYARYEAFCAQLSAELQARGKQVEITTEALNVTVPGLADRDNDRVLRLAKDHLPAGCCDHAVAYATEAGQFQGQGLQTIILGPGSIAQAHQPDEYVERSQLEACTVFLDNMTEALQQATERRE
- a CDS encoding sn-glycerol-3-phosphate import ATP-binding protein UgpC encodes the protein MASITLEGITKTYTGDVQAVKGVDLQIEDGEFVVLVGPSGCGKSTLLRMVAGLETITDGTLKIGERIVNKLEPAERDIAMVFQNYALYPHMTVYNNLAYGLKNRGFKKDEIDKRVQVAAKMLEIEEFLERKPRKLSGGQRQRVAMGRALVRDPAAFLFDEPLSNLDAKLRVQMRVEIKQLQRRLKTTSLYVTHDQLEAMTLGDRLVVLNAGQIEQVGTPMEIYARPATMFVAGFIGSPAMNMLPVDYLKAQGANGLLNNLPDGTDTVGIRPDDMHLAPPTAPHLTVDSTLALFEAAGAESHLYVNLADSDQPTVIRVSGQPPVAEGETLRFYVTRDALHPFNSITGQRTEV